One Thalassophryne amazonica chromosome 10, fThaAma1.1, whole genome shotgun sequence genomic region harbors:
- the zmp:0000001174 gene encoding retinoic acid-induced protein 2, producing MEGSDHVSTAIEHTQTDVCTPEVEGGGEFASKVESGVSPLTPSDSCNGSAAAVSKGRLSNLVEAPAPSVVSATADSPGGVALKVATTVLHPVCLGDNPLMLPIHLQMAGTAGAQLGQVGAAPYLISQSPVSLPLVLDQQVLQHLSPSVMPPTANCPSLSLQNSVLCQNPLTFSLPPTVEQKGVGPAQDANLLSVIQNPAFAAILQDLFTSQATSSTCQSPGSTFFPLPPLTPPYTSPLAPLVPPATLLVPYPVIIPLPVPLPIPLPIPIPVPQTEDSKGNMTTPVCTVSKSTQTYLKDATSPSLFSSKWLPPFHQQNVSQTSIPLEEGQALDLSVRTCPVEPKHEYPCLQDSVLDLSVGGVRKKCVQSCNSGEREFAFQHGQDSSGTTLSLGVECTQSLDSKLLGSLTSLEFSRQHKWVVDSSAGTSSSLGQEASLSGAGNLEIVSTSQTAKVIVSVKDAIPAILCGKIKGLSGVSTKNFSIKRDGSRGASLHQLYGVPSISHREQHDHNDPLKKVPKNRGIKLKKVSSQQIHFLPIKKQRLAALLPRK from the coding sequence ATGGAGGGTAGTGATCATGTGTCCACAGCTATTGAACACACCCAGACTGATGTGTGTACCCCTGAGGTGGAAGGGGGTGGAGAATTTGCCAGTAAAGTAGAAAGTGGagtaagtccattaactccttctGATTCCTGCAATGGCAGTGCAGCAGCCGTGAGCAAGGGGAGGCTTTCCAATCTGGTTGAGGCGCCGGCACCTTCAGTCGTGAGTGCCACTGCTGATTCGCCTGGAGGTGTGGCTCTTAAAGTAGCCACAACTGTACTGCATCCAGTCTGTCTGGGAGACAACCCGCTGATGCTGCCCATTCATCTTCAGATGGCTGGAACAGCTGGAGCTCAGCTTGGCCAAGTGGGGGCTGCACCATACTTAATAAGCCAAAGCCCTGTTTCGCTACCCCTTGTACTGGACCAACAGGTGCTCCAGCACTTAAGTCCATCTGTAATGCCTCCAACTGCTAACTGCCCCTCTTTGTCACTCCAGAACAGCGTTCTGTGTCAGAATCCTTTAACATTCAGCTTGCCACCAACAGTAGAACAGAAGGGAGTAGGACCAGCACAAGATGCCAACCTCCTCTCTGTCATTCAGAACCCAGCCTTTGCAGCCATCTTACAGGACCTCTTCACATCCCAGGCCACGTCATCAACCTGTCAGTCACCAGGCTCTACCTTCTTCCCGCTTCCACCCTTGACACCTCCCTATACCTCCCCTctggctcctctggttcctccagCCACACTTCTAGTCCCCTATCCTGTCATCattcctctgccagtgcctctgCCCATCCCTCTTCCTATTCCCATTCCAGTCCCTCAAACTGAAGATTCAAAGGGGAACATGACAACTCCGGTTTGCACTGTGAGCAAAAGCACTCAGACTTATCTGAAAGATGCTACCTCTCCTTCTTTGTTTTCAAGTAAATGGTTACCACCATTTCATCAACAAAATGTGTCCCAAACCTCCATTCCTTTAGAAGAAGGACAGGCCCTAGACCTTTCTGTTAGGACGTGTCCAGTGGAACCAAAACATGAATACCCTTGTCTGCAGGACAGTGTGCTCGATCTGTCAGTAGGTGGTGTGAGGAAAAAGTGTGTTCAGTCTTGTAACTCTGGTGAGAGAGAATTTGCTTTCCAGCATGGCCAAGATTCCAGTGGTACAACATTATCTCTGGGTGTTGAATGCACCCAGAGTTTAGATTCTAAACTCCTAGGCAGTCTAACTTCACTGGAGTTCAGCCGGCAACATAAGTGGGTGGTTGACAGCAGTGCGGGTACATCTAGCTCTCTGGGCCAGGAGGCGTCTCTTAGTGGAGCGGGAAACCTTGAGATAGTCAGCACCTCGCAGACAGCCAAGGTCATTGTCTCTGTGAAAGATGCAATTCCTGCTATCCTCTGTGGAAAGATCAAAGGCCTTTCAGGGGTATCTACCAAGAACTTTTCCATCAAACGGGATGGCAGCCGTGGTGCATCACTACACCAGCTGTATGGAGTGCCGTCCATCTCCCACAGGGAGCAACATGACCATAATGACCCGCTTAAAAAGGTCCCTAAAAACAGAGGTATCAAATTGAAGAAGGTCAGCTCACAACAGATCCATTTCCTTCCCATTAAGAAGCAGCGACTGGCAGCGTTGCTTCCCAGGAAGTGA